From Saprospiraceae bacterium, one genomic window encodes:
- a CDS encoding carboxypeptidase-like regulatory domain-containing protein, which translates to MHVQFLVFLFLQLPLANSQVKGIVRGQNGEALSFASIYLKSGSTGTTSNLDGNFELYLPAGKHQLVFQYTGYQKAVKELNYDGTAVWIEMDLVPLVYELKEVEFIASREDPAYAIMRAAIKNRKKYEYHSRPYQCKSYSKGMFKIVDAPDKIFGTSLGNMNGHLDSNRQGILYLSEAVTQIYFQPPDIFHEKMLASKVAGSDNGFSINWASAISLNLYNNFSSFGKAVISPVADFAMSHYKYRLEGSFKDTDSSDYFKIKITPRFEYDATWQGYIYITDKEFSIYGFDGFVLGKQIKQELFDTIFLRQEFIPLPSEKVRKIQTQHYKVSGKFLGIKVLGSFSLSFSDYAFGDSDIKVNRSEIFEVLDGANVQKQEFWDSVRTIPLTSEELVNYHFKDSIKLYKSTDQYKDSIDRIRNRIKPIHILTGYRYVLSKKRFNISTNGLLDWISFNPVQGMVLDPEIDFVNYLKKYFNYQRIGLTLKPNYGFGEDRFRVSAHVYYQYNNVRKSVFQISGGSQTSEFHNREGVEGLYNTFSSLYLKVNYLKLFDQKFVHLYYGTDLNYTHRIQLNAGFYQRQNLGNHTDYHWSKRDQGYLPNHAINFQDSVLWLDHKSVLKAGVVWRIQPGMKVWKTPDGVEKIGSEWPFFEFNYQNLYYPHQNLYVGIFGLNSSYTTSPSRFGELTFYTYGKWRFGKNPPDVPDRFYSNSIPFGFYQISENPNSTLGLRPYDIIASQYLLEGGIDWNFKGLALDRIPFINRLGLEELVRLHSVIYDQATVYTEISFGLGNIGYKIFRIFRVDFVKTFGSSSQSLNYFKVGMSKTFSAG; encoded by the coding sequence ATGCATGTCCAATTTCTTGTTTTCCTGTTCTTACAGCTACCCCTTGCCAATTCTCAGGTAAAGGGAATTGTTCGGGGACAAAATGGTGAAGCTCTTTCATTTGCAAGTATCTATTTAAAATCAGGATCAACAGGCACTACTTCTAATCTGGATGGAAATTTCGAACTATACCTGCCTGCTGGAAAGCATCAATTGGTTTTTCAGTACACAGGTTACCAAAAGGCGGTTAAAGAGTTGAATTATGATGGGACCGCAGTTTGGATTGAAATGGATTTGGTGCCTTTGGTTTATGAACTAAAGGAAGTAGAATTTATAGCCAGCCGTGAGGATCCTGCTTATGCAATCATGCGCGCTGCCATCAAAAACCGAAAGAAGTATGAGTACCATAGCAGACCTTATCAATGCAAATCGTATTCAAAAGGAATGTTTAAAATTGTGGACGCACCCGATAAAATATTTGGCACTTCCTTGGGAAATATGAACGGTCATCTGGATTCCAACAGACAGGGAATCCTTTATTTGTCAGAAGCGGTAACTCAGATTTATTTTCAACCTCCTGATATTTTCCATGAAAAAATGCTGGCCTCGAAAGTAGCAGGTTCAGACAATGGTTTTTCCATAAATTGGGCATCTGCCATCAGTTTGAATCTATACAACAATTTTTCTAGTTTTGGAAAAGCAGTAATTTCTCCGGTAGCCGATTTTGCAATGAGTCATTATAAATACAGATTGGAAGGTAGTTTTAAAGATACTGACAGCAGTGATTATTTCAAGATCAAAATCACACCCAGGTTTGAATATGACGCTACCTGGCAGGGATATATTTATATTACAGACAAAGAATTTAGTATTTATGGTTTCGATGGTTTTGTTTTGGGAAAACAGATCAAACAGGAATTATTTGATACGATTTTCTTAAGACAGGAATTCATTCCATTACCTTCTGAGAAAGTAAGGAAAATTCAAACCCAGCATTATAAAGTCAGCGGCAAGTTTTTGGGCATTAAAGTTCTCGGAAGTTTTAGTCTGAGTTTTTCAGATTATGCATTTGGAGATTCAGATATTAAAGTAAATAGGTCAGAAATTTTTGAGGTTTTGGATGGAGCCAATGTCCAAAAGCAAGAATTCTGGGATTCTGTCAGAACAATCCCACTTACCTCTGAGGAACTGGTGAATTACCACTTTAAGGACAGCATTAAGTTATACAAGTCCACCGATCAATACAAGGACAGCATAGACAGAATTAGGAATCGCATCAAGCCAATTCATATCCTGACTGGGTATCGGTACGTCCTCAGTAAAAAACGGTTTAACATTAGCACCAATGGTTTATTGGATTGGATCAGTTTTAATCCAGTACAAGGTATGGTACTCGATCCCGAAATTGATTTTGTAAATTACCTGAAAAAATATTTTAACTATCAAAGGATTGGATTGACTTTAAAACCCAATTATGGATTTGGTGAGGATCGTTTTAGGGTTTCCGCACATGTTTATTACCAATATAACAATGTCCGAAAGTCGGTTTTCCAAATCTCAGGAGGCTCTCAGACTTCAGAATTCCACAATCGCGAAGGAGTCGAGGGATTGTACAATACTTTCTCCAGTTTATATTTAAAAGTAAATTATCTCAAGCTTTTTGATCAAAAATTTGTGCATCTGTATTATGGAACCGATTTGAATTATACGCATCGAATCCAATTGAATGCTGGATTTTACCAACGACAGAATTTGGGCAATCATACTGACTATCATTGGTCTAAGCGGGATCAAGGGTATTTACCCAACCATGCAATAAATTTTCAAGATAGTGTGCTATGGTTGGATCACAAATCAGTTCTGAAAGCAGGGGTGGTATGGAGAATTCAACCCGGAATGAAAGTGTGGAAGACTCCGGATGGTGTAGAAAAAATAGGAAGCGAATGGCCATTTTTCGAATTTAATTATCAAAATCTTTATTATCCCCATCAGAATTTATATGTTGGAATCTTTGGTCTGAATTCATCTTATACCACGAGTCCAAGTCGTTTTGGTGAGCTGACTTTTTACACATACGGAAAATGGCGGTTTGGAAAAAATCCGCCGGATGTTCCCGATCGCTTTTATTCCAATTCCATTCCCTTTGGATTTTACCAGATATCGGAAAACCCTAACTCCACTCTTGGTTTGAGACCTTATGACATCATTGCGTCACAATATTTATTGGAAGGAGGAATTGATTGGAATTTTAAAGGTTTGGCTTTGGATCGCATTCCATTTATTAATAGACTTGGTCTGGAAGAACTTGTCAGACTTCATTCTGTTATCTATGATCAGGCTACTGTTTATACTGAGATTTCATTTGGATTGGGAAATATTGGTTATAAGATATTTAGAATTTTCAGAGTGGATTTTGTAAAGACCTTTGGATCATCGAGCCAATCATTGAACTATTTTAAAGTAGGAATGTCAAAAACATTTTCGGCCGGATGA